The Aeromonas jandaei genomic interval TCGGGCAAAGTTGTTGCCACCCTGGCGCCCACCGATGAATCGGGTCTTTTTGAAACTGTTTTCACCCGCCGCAAGAACGCCTTCCCCTACCAGTTGCTCGTCAGTTACGCAGAAGCGACTGCCGAAGTCATCGATCCCTACCAGTTTCAGGATGCCGCCTGGGCAGGCCTGGCCGAACTGACCGCCCAGCCGGAAAACCTCTACCACACCCTTGGCGCCCAGCTGCGCACCGTGGAGCATCTCGGTCAGCAGGTGGAAGGGGTCCGTTTTGCGGTCTATGCGCCGAGCGCCACCTCGGTGAGCCTGATCGGCGATTTCAACTTCTGGGATGGCCGTCGCCACCCGATGGAGCGCAGCCAGTGCGGCCACTGGGTGCTGTTCGTGCCGGGCATCAAGGCCGGGGATCGCTACAAGTTCGAGCTCAAGGATCCCATGGGCAACCGGCTGCCGCACAAGAGCGACCCGGTCGGCTTCTACTGCGAGCAGTATCCCTCATTCGCCTCTGTGGTTTATGACCACGATCAGTACCAGTGGCAGGATGCCGCCTGGCGCGAGAGCCAGCTCAACGACAAGCGCGAGCAGCCGCTCTCCATCTATGAGCTGCACGTCGGCTCCTGGAAGCGTCACCCCAACGGCGACAGCCTGAGCTGGCGCGAGCTGGCGGTGGAGCTGGTCGCCTACATCAAGGAGATGGAGTACACCCACATCGAGCTGCTGCCGGTCTCCGAGCACCCCTTCAGCGGTTCCTGGGGCTATCAGCCGGTGGGCATGTTCTCTCCCACCAGCCGCTACGGCACCGCTGATGATTTCAAATACTTCGTTGACCAGTGCCACCAGGCCGGGATCGGCATCATTCTGGATTGGGTACCCGCCCACTTCCCGTCCGACGCTCACGGGCTGGCCCGTTTCGACGGCACCCCGCTCTACGAGTACGAAGATCCGCGCCGTGGCTGGCACCCGGACTGGAACTCCTACATCTACGACTTCGGCCGCAACACAGTGCGCCAGTTCCTGGTGGCGAGCGCCCTGTTCTGGCTCGACAAGTTCCATATCGACGGTCTGCGGGTGGATGCGGTCGCCTCCATGCTCTATCTGGACTATTCGCGCAATGCCGGCGAGTGGGTACCGAACGTCGATGGCGGCAACCACAACTACGAGGCGATCAGCCTGCTCAAGTGGACCAACGAGGAGGTCTATCGCAAGTACCCCCACGCCATGACCATCGCCGAGGAGTCCACCGCCTTTGCCGGGGTCTCCCGTCCCACCTTCCTCGGCGGCCTGGGGTTTGGCTTCAAGTGGAACATGGGCTGGATGCACGACACCCTCACCTACATGCAGAAAGAGCCGATCCACCGTCGCTACCACCACAACGACATGACCTTCTCCATGGTTTACCACTATGACGAGAACTTCATCCTGTCGCTCTCTCACGACGAGGTGGTGCACGGCAAGCACTCCATGCTCTACAAGATGCCGGGCGACGAGTGGCAGCAGGCCGCCAACCTGCGCGCCTACATGGGCTTTATGTACGGCCACCCGGGCAAGAAGCTCAACTTCATGGGCACCGAAATTGCCCAGAGCAACGAGTGGAACCACGATGCCCAGCTGCCCTGGCACCTGCTGCAATATCCCAAGCACGGCGGCCAGCAGCGGTTGATCCACGACCTCAACCACCTCTACCGTCATGAGCCTGCCTTGTATCAGGCGGACTATGAGCAGAACGGCTTCCGCTGGCTGGATCACAACGATGCCGACAACAGCATCTTTGCCTGGCTGCGGGCCGACAAAGAGGGTAAACAGGCCATCATGGTGGCGTGCAACTTCACCCCGGTGCCGCGCATCGAATACCGGATTGGCGTACCGGCGGCGGGCCACTATCGGGTGGTGCTCAATACCGACAGCGAGTATTACTGGGGCAGCAACTATGATGTGGGTCTGGTCTTTGCGGCCGAGCCGACCCCCTGGCAGGGGATGGCACA includes:
- the glgB gene encoding 1,4-alpha-glucan branching protein GlgB; its protein translation is MLVERLVAARCSDPFSHLGLQANPDGPGLKLTAWLPDAVEVRVKDLKSGKVVATLAPTDESGLFETVFTRRKNAFPYQLLVSYAEATAEVIDPYQFQDAAWAGLAELTAQPENLYHTLGAQLRTVEHLGQQVEGVRFAVYAPSATSVSLIGDFNFWDGRRHPMERSQCGHWVLFVPGIKAGDRYKFELKDPMGNRLPHKSDPVGFYCEQYPSFASVVYDHDQYQWQDAAWRESQLNDKREQPLSIYELHVGSWKRHPNGDSLSWRELAVELVAYIKEMEYTHIELLPVSEHPFSGSWGYQPVGMFSPTSRYGTADDFKYFVDQCHQAGIGIILDWVPAHFPSDAHGLARFDGTPLYEYEDPRRGWHPDWNSYIYDFGRNTVRQFLVASALFWLDKFHIDGLRVDAVASMLYLDYSRNAGEWVPNVDGGNHNYEAISLLKWTNEEVYRKYPHAMTIAEESTAFAGVSRPTFLGGLGFGFKWNMGWMHDTLTYMQKEPIHRRYHHNDMTFSMVYHYDENFILSLSHDEVVHGKHSMLYKMPGDEWQQAANLRAYMGFMYGHPGKKLNFMGTEIAQSNEWNHDAQLPWHLLQYPKHGGQQRLIHDLNHLYRHEPALYQADYEQNGFRWLDHNDADNSIFAWLRADKEGKQAIMVACNFTPVPRIEYRIGVPAAGHYRVVLNTDSEYYWGSNYDVGLVFAAEPTPWQGMAHSIVLDLPPLATLFIKQES